One genomic window of Psychrobacter cibarius includes the following:
- a CDS encoding pseudouridine synthase: MSTSSLILFNKPYGVQSQFRDDSNNDHTTLSQYFTDKSLRIAGRLDATSEGLLILTSDGRVNKAITQPPSATNFAKNRHKQGKTYLVQVEGTATPAQLNELASGVHLKDGKTLPATALMVEEANLPIDLWQREPPIRERKNVPTSWLMLTIYEGKNRQVRRMTAQVGLPCLRLIRWSVAGFELGDLAVGEFVRIHLTSERCQQLGILD; this comes from the coding sequence ATGTCGACCTCTAGTCTGATTTTATTCAACAAACCTTATGGGGTGCAAAGTCAGTTTCGTGATGACAGCAACAATGATCACACCACCCTATCACAGTATTTTACCGATAAATCTTTACGGATTGCTGGTAGGCTTGATGCCACCTCAGAGGGTTTGCTGATTTTAACGAGTGATGGTCGAGTCAATAAAGCCATTACCCAGCCACCTTCTGCTACTAATTTTGCAAAAAACCGTCATAAGCAGGGCAAAACTTACTTGGTGCAAGTTGAAGGCACAGCAACGCCAGCGCAGTTGAATGAGCTTGCCTCTGGCGTACATTTAAAAGATGGCAAGACACTACCGGCGACGGCTCTCATGGTAGAAGAGGCAAACTTACCCATTGATTTATGGCAACGTGAGCCGCCTATTCGTGAGCGTAAGAATGTACCGACTTCGTGGCTCATGCTGACAATTTATGAAGGTAAAAATCGCCAAGTCAGACGTATGACAGCACAGGTTGGACTGCCTTGCCTGCGTTTGATACGCTGGTCAGTGGCAGGGTTTGAATTGGGTGATTTAGCCGTTGGTGAGTTTGTGCGAATTCATCTCACTAGCGAACGCTGTCAGCAATTAGGCATTCTCGATTAA
- the icd gene encoding NADP-dependent isocitrate dehydrogenase, with translation MSYEKVIVPRDGEKITVNADLSLNVPNHPIIPFVEGDGIGIDITPVMIKVVNAAVEKAYHGKQSIIWMEAYLGEKAAKIYDGDYLPSETLEILKDYVISIKGPLTTPVGGGFRSLNVAVRQELDLYVCQRPVRWFEGVPSPVQHPELTDMVIFRENSEDIYAGIEWKAGSEDAKKIIKFLKEEMGVTKIRFDDDCGIGIKPVSKEGSQRLVRKAIQHAIDNDLPSVTLVHKGNIMKYTEGAFKEWGYELAAERFDAELLDGGPWMTMKNPKTGNDIIIKDVIADAFLQQILMRPADYSVVATLNLNGDYISDALAAEVGGIGIAPGANKGGAIAVYEATHGTAPKYAGQNKVNPGSLILSAEMMLRDMGWTEAADLIISGIQGAIANKTVTYDFERLMPDAILLSTSEFGKAVIKHMDV, from the coding sequence ATGTCTTATGAGAAGGTTATCGTCCCAAGAGACGGCGAAAAAATTACCGTAAATGCTGATCTGTCGCTAAATGTACCCAATCATCCTATTATCCCGTTCGTTGAAGGCGATGGCATCGGGATCGATATCACGCCTGTCATGATAAAAGTGGTCAATGCGGCAGTGGAGAAAGCTTATCATGGCAAACAGTCCATCATTTGGATGGAGGCTTATCTCGGCGAAAAAGCCGCTAAAATATATGATGGTGACTATCTGCCAAGCGAGACGCTAGAGATTTTAAAAGACTATGTTATCAGTATCAAAGGCCCATTGACCACGCCAGTTGGCGGTGGCTTTCGCTCATTGAATGTAGCGGTACGTCAAGAGCTTGACCTCTATGTATGTCAGCGCCCAGTTCGTTGGTTTGAAGGTGTACCAAGTCCTGTTCAGCATCCTGAGCTGACAGATATGGTCATTTTCCGTGAAAATTCAGAAGATATCTATGCAGGTATCGAATGGAAAGCAGGCAGTGAAGACGCTAAGAAAATCATCAAATTTTTAAAAGAAGAGATGGGCGTCACGAAGATCCGCTTCGATGATGATTGCGGTATCGGCATCAAGCCAGTATCGAAAGAAGGCTCGCAGCGTCTGGTGCGTAAAGCCATTCAACATGCTATCGATAATGATTTGCCCAGTGTGACTTTAGTGCACAAAGGCAATATTATGAAGTATACCGAAGGCGCATTTAAGGAATGGGGCTATGAGCTGGCCGCAGAACGCTTTGATGCAGAATTATTAGATGGTGGTCCTTGGATGACAATGAAAAATCCAAAAACAGGCAATGATATTATTATCAAGGATGTTATTGCTGATGCCTTTTTGCAGCAAATCTTGATGCGTCCTGCGGATTATTCAGTCGTTGCGACGCTAAACTTAAACGGTGATTATATCTCAGATGCCCTAGCAGCCGAGGTGGGCGGTATTGGTATCGCACCGGGCGCTAACAAAGGCGGCGCAATTGCAGTTTATGAGGCAACTCATGGCACAGCACCTAAATATGCGGGTCAGAATAAAGTAAATCCTGGCTCATTAATTTTATCAGCTGAGATGATGTTACGAGACATGGGCTGGACAGAAGCCGCTGATCTCATTATCAGTGGTATCCAAGGTGCTATTGCTAATAAAACGGTCACTTATGACTTTGAGCGCCTCATGCCAGATGCTATCTTGCTCAGTACTTCTGAGTTTGGTAAAGCGGTTATCAAGCACATGGATGTTTAA
- a CDS encoding NADP-dependent isocitrate dehydrogenase produces the protein MSKIIYTKTDEAPALATLSFLPIVKAFTQTAGIEVETSDISVAARVLAEFPEYLTEEQRVPDNLAELGRLTQDPDTNIIKLPNISASVGQLKACIKELQSKGYAIPDFPDDPKTEEEEEIRKRYGKSLGSSVNPVLREGNSDRRAPKAVKNYARKHPHSMGEWKQWSQTHVSHMHSGDFYAGEQSITLDKARSVRMERVAEDGTIHVFKTGIALLDKEVIDLMFMSKKSLLEFYEREMEDCREAGILFSLHVKATMMKVSHPIVFGHAVKTYYKDAFNKHGAFFDELGINVNNGMASLYEKIAELPASKREEIERDLHACQVHRPRLAMVDSSKGITNFHSPSDVIVDASMPAMIRSGGKMWGADGKMYDCKAVMPESTFARIYQEMINFCKWHGNFDPTTMGTVPNVGLMAQKAEEYGSHDKTFEASGSGLARIVDEDTDEVLLEQQVENGDIWRMCQVKDEPIQDWVKLAVRRARESDTPVIFWLDPYRPHENELIKKVQTYLKDHDTTGLHIEIMSQVRAMRYTLERVARGLDTISATGNILRDYLTDLFPILELGTSAKMLSVVPLMKGGGLFETGAGGSAPKHVQQLLEENHLRWDSLGEFLALTVSLEHLASHDNNAKAQILADTLDTATEKLLLNNKGPSRKTGEIDNRGSHFYLAMYWAQELAAQDKDADLKAKFAPLAEKLESNEAAIVKELNEAQGKPVDLKGYYLADEALAEQAMRPSTLFNAAIASL, from the coding sequence ATGTCTAAAATTATTTATACAAAAACTGACGAAGCACCAGCGCTAGCAACCTTATCATTTTTGCCAATTGTAAAAGCTTTTACTCAAACAGCAGGCATCGAAGTTGAAACCAGCGATATCTCTGTTGCTGCCCGTGTGTTGGCTGAGTTTCCAGAGTACTTAACGGAAGAGCAGCGCGTTCCTGATAATCTGGCTGAGCTGGGTCGTCTGACTCAAGATCCAGATACCAATATCATTAAACTGCCTAATATCAGTGCTTCTGTTGGACAGCTAAAAGCTTGTATCAAAGAATTGCAAAGCAAAGGCTACGCTATCCCTGATTTTCCAGATGATCCTAAGACAGAAGAAGAAGAAGAGATCCGTAAGCGTTATGGCAAAAGCTTGGGCAGTTCTGTCAACCCAGTATTGCGTGAAGGCAACTCAGATCGCCGTGCACCAAAAGCGGTTAAAAACTATGCACGCAAGCATCCACACTCTATGGGTGAATGGAAGCAATGGTCACAGACCCACGTGTCGCACATGCACAGTGGCGATTTTTATGCTGGTGAGCAATCTATCACTTTGGATAAAGCACGTAGCGTACGTATGGAGCGCGTGGCTGAAGATGGCACTATTCATGTCTTCAAAACAGGCATTGCCTTGCTGGATAAAGAAGTCATCGACTTGATGTTTATGAGCAAAAAATCATTACTTGAGTTTTATGAGCGTGAAATGGAAGATTGCCGCGAAGCTGGTATCTTGTTTTCACTGCACGTAAAAGCCACGATGATGAAAGTATCGCATCCTATCGTGTTTGGTCATGCGGTCAAAACTTATTATAAAGATGCCTTTAATAAACATGGCGCTTTCTTTGACGAGCTAGGTATCAACGTCAACAACGGCATGGCAAGTTTATATGAAAAAATCGCTGAGCTACCTGCCAGTAAGCGTGAAGAAATCGAACGCGATTTACATGCTTGCCAAGTGCATCGTCCACGCCTAGCGATGGTTGATTCATCAAAAGGTATCACCAACTTCCATTCACCAAGTGATGTAATTGTTGATGCATCTATGCCTGCGATGATTCGTTCAGGCGGTAAAATGTGGGGCGCTGATGGCAAAATGTATGACTGTAAAGCGGTCATGCCTGAATCTACCTTTGCTCGCATCTATCAAGAAATGATTAACTTCTGTAAATGGCATGGCAATTTTGACCCAACGACGATGGGTACGGTCCCTAACGTTGGTTTGATGGCACAAAAAGCCGAAGAGTATGGCTCGCATGACAAGACTTTTGAGGCGAGTGGTTCAGGATTGGCTCGTATTGTCGATGAAGATACTGATGAGGTATTGCTTGAGCAGCAGGTTGAAAACGGTGATATTTGGCGCATGTGTCAGGTTAAAGATGAGCCTATCCAAGATTGGGTAAAACTTGCGGTACGCCGTGCCCGTGAATCAGATACACCAGTTATTTTTTGGCTAGACCCTTATCGCCCACATGAGAACGAGCTGATCAAAAAAGTTCAAACTTACTTAAAAGATCATGATACTACAGGCCTGCATATTGAAATCATGTCACAGGTTCGTGCGATGCGTTATACGCTAGAGCGCGTTGCCCGTGGTCTGGATACTATCTCTGCGACTGGTAATATTTTACGTGATTACTTGACTGACTTGTTCCCAATTTTAGAATTAGGAACCAGTGCAAAAATGCTGTCAGTCGTACCATTAATGAAAGGCGGCGGTTTGTTTGAAACGGGCGCTGGTGGTTCTGCACCTAAGCACGTTCAACAGCTACTAGAAGAGAACCATTTACGTTGGGATTCATTGGGTGAGTTCTTAGCTTTGACCGTGTCTTTGGAGCATTTGGCCAGTCACGATAACAATGCTAAAGCGCAAATCTTGGCGGATACGCTAGATACGGCGACAGAAAAACTGTTGTTAAACAACAAAGGTCCTTCACGTAAAACAGGTGAAATCGATAACCGTGGTAGTCATTTCTATCTGGCGATGTACTGGGCACAAGAGCTTGCGGCACAAGATAAAGATGCTGATCTAAAAGCAAAATTTGCACCGCTGGCAGAAAAACTTGAGAGCAACGAAGCTGCTATCGTCAAGGAGCTAAATGAAGCTCAAGGCAAGCCTGTAGACTTGAAAGGTTACTACTTGGCAGACGAAGCATTGGCTGAACAAGCGATGCGTCCAAGCACGCTATTCAATGCAGCAATCGCCTCATTGTAA
- a CDS encoding GNAT family N-acetyltransferase yields the protein MSLQYALLNDTSWQSQADWQTPDTPFMSFAFWQALADTGAIGEQAGWLPLFVLVHRVADSQSDSSIDHADHSENHSENHSAINEAAHPVAVLPVFLKGHHRGEFVFDHSWAEAYARYGVDYYPRLVTSVPYTPITGQRLWLAKGETLTTDIIKTAIAGVDDIAQQVGASSWHGLFITPELATIATASMPTDIDVAHLLAAQDNSLELTAIDMPILERQGCQFLWQNKDLLQDCQPFADFEAFLATLKAKKRKTIRAERRKVAEQGIICQRKCGDDITEDDWKVFYHCYVMTYAIRGQQPYLTIDFFMALAATMSEHLMLAQALDASGEIIASSLFLYDKPNSTNATLYGRYWGALGEYDSLHFELCYYQGIEFAIEQELKYFDPGTQGEHKLVRGFIPTTTHSIHRIYDPRFVPAIANFCAQDRAHMAQYRQQAFEALPFNADNMPAFDTNQ from the coding sequence ATGAGTTTACAATATGCATTACTCAATGACACCAGCTGGCAGAGTCAAGCAGACTGGCAAACCCCCGATACCCCTTTTATGTCATTTGCTTTTTGGCAAGCGTTAGCTGACACTGGTGCGATTGGTGAGCAGGCAGGCTGGTTGCCGCTATTTGTGTTAGTACATCGTGTCGCAGATAGTCAAAGCGACAGCTCGATAGACCACGCTGATCATAGCGAAAACCATAGTGAAAACCATTCTGCGATTAATGAAGCTGCGCATCCTGTGGCGGTGTTGCCAGTATTCCTCAAAGGTCATCATCGCGGCGAGTTTGTGTTTGACCATTCATGGGCAGAAGCCTATGCGCGTTATGGTGTGGATTATTATCCAAGGCTGGTTACCAGCGTGCCCTATACACCGATTACGGGTCAGCGGCTTTGGTTGGCAAAAGGTGAGACGTTAACCACCGATATCATAAAGACAGCTATCGCAGGCGTCGATGATATTGCTCAGCAAGTAGGCGCCTCAAGCTGGCATGGATTATTTATTACGCCTGAGCTGGCTACAATTGCCACGGCATCTATGCCTACTGATATTGATGTAGCGCATTTGCTAGCCGCTCAAGATAATAGTTTAGAGTTAACCGCAATTGACATGCCTATACTGGAACGTCAAGGCTGTCAGTTCTTATGGCAAAATAAAGACTTGCTACAAGACTGCCAACCGTTTGCTGATTTTGAAGCATTCTTAGCAACGCTAAAAGCCAAAAAACGCAAAACCATTCGTGCTGAGCGTCGTAAAGTTGCGGAGCAAGGCATCATCTGCCAACGTAAATGCGGCGATGATATTACCGAGGACGACTGGAAAGTCTTTTATCATTGTTATGTAATGACCTATGCAATACGTGGACAACAGCCTTATTTGACGATAGATTTTTTTATGGCACTGGCAGCGACTATGTCTGAGCACTTAATGCTCGCACAAGCGTTAGATGCCTCTGGAGAAATTATCGCCAGTAGCTTGTTTTTATATGATAAACCCAATAGTACCAATGCCACTCTTTATGGTCGCTATTGGGGAGCACTGGGTGAGTACGACAGCTTACACTTTGAGCTATGTTATTATCAAGGTATTGAGTTTGCCATCGAGCAAGAGCTTAAGTATTTTGATCCGGGTACGCAAGGGGAGCATAAGCTGGTTCGTGGTTTTATTCCAACGACGACACACTCTATCCACCGTATTTATGATCCACGTTTTGTGCCAGCTATCGCCAATTTTTGCGCCCAAGACCGTGCGCATATGGCGCAGTATCGTCAGCAAGCGTTTGAGGCATTGCCCTTTAATGCGGATAATATGCCAGCCTTTGATACCAATCAATAG
- a CDS encoding chorismate lyase — translation MSSTQFFCPTHLSPPSELLSWLNVAGSLTAVLEVKAGQPLRVERSFEGYRLLSLAQKKQLNVTGAMLNRPMLAWVREAQLYGNDEHPWVAAQSIFPLPSLKGNARRLQQLKGTPIGYVLFKRSRTLPNQRFIQQKSEGWQRQTRYDWYGRQLLISETFLPAFVATDS, via the coding sequence ATGTCCAGTACTCAATTTTTTTGTCCTACCCATTTGTCTCCTCCTAGTGAGCTACTCTCGTGGCTCAATGTCGCAGGCTCTCTCACGGCGGTGTTGGAAGTGAAAGCAGGGCAGCCCTTACGCGTGGAGCGTAGCTTTGAGGGCTACCGATTGCTGTCATTGGCACAAAAAAAACAATTGAATGTCACAGGTGCCATGCTGAATCGTCCCATGCTAGCATGGGTGCGAGAGGCGCAACTGTATGGCAATGACGAGCATCCGTGGGTGGCCGCGCAAAGTATCTTTCCGTTACCCAGTCTCAAAGGTAACGCCCGCCGTCTACAGCAGCTCAAAGGCACACCCATCGGTTATGTGTTATTTAAACGCAGTCGGACCTTGCCCAATCAGCGTTTTATCCAGCAGAAAAGTGAGGGTTGGCAACGGCAAACACGTTATGATTGGTATGGTCGCCAGCTGCTGATCAGCGAAACTTTCTTGCCAGCATTTGTCGCTACTGACAGTTAA
- the glyA gene encoding serine hydroxymethyltransferase produces the protein MFKDISIKDFDPVLAEAMAAESVRQENHIELIASENYCSQAVMEAQGTDLTNKYAEGYPGKRYYGGCEHVDVVEQLAIDRAKELFGAEYVNVQPHSGSQANSAVFLALLEANDTVLGMSLDAGGHLTHGAHINFSGLNYNAVQYGLVEGTGLIDYDQVESLAKEHKPKMIIAGFSAYSQVVDWARFREIADEVGAYLLVDMAHVAGLVAGGVYPNPVPFADVVTTTTHKTLRGPRSGMILARDEVLAKKLNSAVFPGNQGGPLMHVIAAKAVCFKEALEDNFSTYQQQVVKNAKAMAKVVQDRGYEIISGGTENHLMLISLVKQEMTGKEADKWLGDAHITVNKNAVPNDPKSPFVTSGIRIGTPAITTRGFNEAQAGDLAGWICDVLDSRGDEAVATEVRGKVEAICKELPVYEKNQ, from the coding sequence ATGTTTAAAGATATTTCTATCAAAGATTTTGATCCAGTACTTGCAGAAGCGATGGCTGCAGAAAGCGTTCGTCAAGAAAACCATATCGAATTGATTGCGTCTGAAAACTACTGCTCGCAAGCAGTGATGGAAGCGCAAGGCACAGATCTAACCAACAAATACGCTGAAGGCTATCCTGGTAAGCGTTATTATGGTGGTTGTGAGCATGTAGACGTTGTAGAGCAATTGGCGATTGATCGTGCAAAAGAGTTGTTCGGTGCTGAGTACGTCAACGTCCAGCCACATTCTGGTAGCCAAGCAAACTCTGCCGTATTTTTAGCGTTACTTGAAGCAAATGACACCGTACTAGGCATGAGCTTAGACGCAGGTGGTCACTTGACTCACGGCGCACACATTAACTTTTCAGGTCTGAACTACAATGCCGTACAGTACGGCTTGGTCGAAGGCACTGGTCTTATCGATTATGATCAAGTTGAAAGTTTGGCAAAAGAGCATAAGCCTAAAATGATTATTGCTGGTTTTTCAGCGTATTCACAGGTAGTCGATTGGGCACGTTTCCGTGAAATCGCTGATGAAGTTGGCGCTTATTTGCTAGTAGATATGGCGCACGTTGCTGGTCTAGTTGCTGGTGGTGTTTATCCAAACCCAGTACCTTTCGCTGATGTGGTTACAACGACTACGCACAAAACCCTACGTGGTCCACGTTCAGGCATGATTTTGGCGCGTGATGAAGTACTTGCTAAAAAGCTCAATTCTGCCGTATTCCCAGGTAACCAAGGTGGCCCGTTGATGCATGTCATCGCGGCAAAAGCGGTTTGCTTTAAAGAAGCGTTAGAAGATAACTTTTCTACTTATCAGCAGCAAGTGGTTAAAAATGCTAAAGCGATGGCAAAAGTGGTTCAAGACCGCGGCTATGAAATCATCTCTGGCGGTACTGAAAACCATCTCATGCTGATCAGCCTAGTTAAGCAAGAAATGACGGGTAAAGAAGCGGACAAATGGCTTGGCGATGCGCATATTACTGTGAATAAAAACGCCGTACCAAATGATCCAAAATCTCCGTTCGTGACGTCTGGCATCCGTATCGGCACGCCAGCAATCACTACTCGTGGCTTCAACGAAGCGCAAGCGGGTGATTTGGCAGGTTGGATTTGTGATGTATTAGATAGCCGCGGTGATGAAGCCGTCGCTACTGAAGTACGCGGTAAAGTAGAAGCGATCTGCAAAGAGTTACCAGTTTACGAAAAAAATCAGTAA
- a CDS encoding type 1 glutamine amidotransferase: MMLRIHALYHVDFEELSHIKQWADNRGHSITVTRFYKNEPLPAQDSFDWLVVMGGPMSIHDESDFQWLADEKSFIQQSINDGKTVIGVCLGAQLIADSLGAKVAPSGIKEVGWLPIQLTEQGLAHPLLADLPKNEFTVFHWHGDGFECPKGAMPIATSHTWANQGFVYQTSKHKELGTWVLGWQCHFEVTNKSMVDMVSHGQTYIQEAMIDHPDSVQAADEILALGDTYIADNNAWLSTMLDKLAR; encoded by the coding sequence ATGATGCTACGAATTCATGCTCTTTACCATGTTGATTTTGAAGAGCTCAGCCATATCAAGCAGTGGGCAGATAATCGAGGCCATAGTATTACGGTCACACGTTTTTATAAAAATGAACCATTACCCGCGCAAGACAGTTTTGATTGGTTAGTCGTTATGGGTGGACCAATGAGCATTCATGATGAAAGTGACTTTCAGTGGCTAGCTGATGAAAAATCTTTCATTCAGCAAAGTATTAATGACGGAAAAACCGTGATTGGTGTTTGTTTGGGTGCACAACTGATTGCAGATAGCTTGGGGGCGAAAGTTGCGCCATCAGGCATAAAAGAGGTTGGCTGGCTGCCCATTCAATTGACCGAACAGGGGCTTGCGCATCCGCTGCTAGCAGATTTGCCAAAGAATGAATTCACTGTATTTCATTGGCATGGCGATGGTTTTGAGTGTCCCAAAGGCGCGATGCCAATTGCAACGTCACATACTTGGGCCAATCAAGGTTTTGTTTATCAAACATCAAAGCATAAAGAATTAGGTACGTGGGTGCTTGGTTGGCAATGTCATTTTGAAGTGACTAACAAGAGTATGGTAGATATGGTGTCACATGGACAGACGTATATACAAGAAGCGATGATTGATCATCCTGACTCTGTGCAAGCGGCTGATGAGATCCTAGCACTAGGGGACACGTATATTGCAGATAACAATGCATGGCTCTCGACCATGCTAGATAAACTAGCTAGATAA
- a CDS encoding DUF2164 domain-containing protein, whose amino-acid sequence MSKDKLIKLSKEEEEALLDNLRDYMSEEFDLDIGNLPAKFLFDFMVDLIGSKIYNQAIDDAEPWLYERFMGILEDSHALKKD is encoded by the coding sequence ATGAGTAAAGACAAACTTATCAAATTATCGAAGGAAGAGGAAGAAGCGCTGTTAGATAATTTGAGAGATTATATGAGCGAAGAGTTTGATTTGGATATCGGTAATTTGCCTGCCAAGTTCTTATTCGATTTTATGGTGGACTTGATCGGCTCTAAAATATATAACCAAGCCATCGATGATGCTGAGCCTTGGTTATATGAGAGATTTATGGGCATATTAGAAGACAGTCATGCGTTGAAGAAAGATTAG
- the gltS gene encoding sodium/glutamate symporter, with product MEITLNGYYTLILATLVLLLGRFLVKKIKFLEDFNIPEPVAGGLVAAIVVYILNIIWGYSFNFHQGLQTATMLMFFASIGLSADFSRLKAGGTPLLIFTIVVSVFIVLQDVVGVAMASALGLDPLLGLVTGSIALTGGHGTAGAWGITLEQDYGVVGATTLGIAVATYGLVAGGIIGGPVARRLIQKLGLKPTPANPNPSDIEKVAGAQSLYSTKHDEDSASSNKEIFERPDSMRFITASSTIETLALFAAALAFADVMTLVAQGTWFELPTFVWALAGGVIIRNVLTTIFNFDMFDRSIDVFGNASLSLFLAMALLSLKLWQLTDLAGPVLIILLVQTVIMVVYVYFITFKVMGKDYDAAVLSAGHCGFGMGATPTAIANMQAVTDRYLPSPKAFLIVPMVGAFFVDIVNATILQIFTKLPFM from the coding sequence ATGGAAATTACCCTAAACGGCTATTACACGCTGATACTAGCCACTCTAGTGCTGCTGCTTGGGCGCTTTTTGGTCAAGAAAATTAAATTCTTAGAAGATTTTAACATTCCAGAGCCTGTTGCTGGTGGTTTGGTCGCGGCAATAGTGGTCTATATTCTAAATATCATTTGGGGATATAGTTTTAACTTTCATCAAGGATTACAGACGGCTACCATGCTGATGTTTTTTGCCTCTATTGGTTTGAGTGCTGATTTTAGTAGACTCAAAGCCGGTGGTACGCCATTGTTGATTTTTACCATCGTTGTGTCCGTTTTTATCGTCTTGCAAGATGTCGTTGGTGTGGCCATGGCAAGCGCGTTGGGACTTGATCCACTACTTGGATTAGTGACAGGTTCTATCGCCCTGACTGGTGGTCACGGTACGGCAGGCGCTTGGGGTATCACCTTGGAGCAAGATTACGGTGTGGTCGGTGCAACGACACTTGGTATCGCCGTTGCCACCTATGGCTTAGTCGCTGGTGGTATCATTGGTGGTCCTGTTGCCCGTCGTCTGATTCAAAAGCTGGGGTTAAAACCAACACCCGCCAATCCCAATCCTAGTGACATCGAAAAAGTCGCTGGTGCGCAGTCGCTTTATAGCACCAAACATGATGAAGATTCAGCGAGTAGTAATAAAGAAATTTTCGAAAGACCTGATAGCATGCGCTTTATCACGGCCTCTTCTACTATTGAGACATTGGCATTGTTTGCCGCAGCGTTGGCTTTCGCCGATGTCATGACGCTTGTTGCCCAAGGCACGTGGTTTGAGCTACCTACCTTCGTTTGGGCGTTGGCAGGTGGTGTGATTATTCGTAATGTCTTAACCACTATCTTTAATTTTGATATGTTTGATCGCTCTATCGACGTATTTGGTAACGCTTCTTTGAGTCTGTTCTTAGCCATGGCGCTGCTGTCATTAAAGCTATGGCAGCTGACTGATTTGGCAGGCCCTGTGTTGATTATCTTACTGGTACAGACTGTCATTATGGTCGTTTATGTCTATTTCATAACCTTTAAGGTGATGGGTAAAGACTATGATGCAGCGGTCTTGTCAGCTGGACATTGTGGTTTCGGTATGGGTGCGACGCCTACGGCGATTGCCAATATGCAGGCAGTCACGGATCGCTATCTGCCTTCGCCTAAGGCGTTTTTGATTGTGCCAATGGTTGGTGCATTCTTTGTCGATATCGTCAACGCGACGATCTTGCAGATATTTACTAAACTGCCGTTTATGTAA
- a CDS encoding barstar family protein — protein sequence MSKAIHYINLGFDQDINQKTTALNASMPAQTVNIPVDEILNKTTLLTNLANACDFPSYFSHNWDSAWDCLKDSEVTHLMLDLTAVKKINTEDFNVFKSIIEDAYRDFGKPQLWVIMPSVDDA from the coding sequence ATGAGTAAAGCCATCCACTATATTAATCTGGGTTTTGACCAAGATATTAACCAAAAAACTACAGCACTAAATGCTAGCATGCCCGCTCAGACTGTTAACATACCGGTAGACGAGATACTTAATAAAACCACATTATTAACAAACTTAGCCAATGCCTGTGATTTTCCCAGCTATTTTTCACATAACTGGGATAGCGCATGGGACTGTTTAAAGGACAGCGAAGTGACTCACCTGATGCTGGATCTAACAGCGGTGAAAAAAATAAACACCGAAGATTTTAATGTTTTCAAAAGCATCATTGAAGATGCCTACAGAGATTTTGGCAAGCCGCAATTATGGGTTATTATGCCGTCCGTGGATGATGCCTAG
- a CDS encoding ribonuclease domain-containing protein, translating into MQSGKIKHWNSDKGYGFIDVDNQSEDVFFHVSKVRLSQPITIGQSVYFNSERNDKNQLRATEVTSNELSILATPDSNITNHHSNTNSRNNSTDNNKNSRHTTRDNRHSQRGNQNKRSLGSTLFSLIALITVAVYFFGDLSSGFLTDSIDPTTVSQTSSEAQPAKISGVTGDAQIDNTIVLIQRGGPFPYPHKDGTTFYNREGRLPTQSQGYYREYTVPTPGVSHRGARRIVTGGHPPTVYYLTVDHYDSFRRLDVK; encoded by the coding sequence ATGCAGAGTGGTAAAATCAAGCACTGGAATTCAGATAAAGGCTATGGCTTTATCGATGTAGACAACCAAAGTGAAGACGTGTTTTTTCATGTGAGTAAAGTGCGATTATCACAGCCGATAACCATCGGTCAAAGCGTCTATTTTAATAGTGAGCGTAATGATAAAAACCAACTACGAGCCACTGAAGTCACTTCCAACGAATTGAGTATTTTAGCCACTCCAGACTCAAATATAACCAATCACCATTCAAATACTAACAGCCGAAACAACTCTACTGATAATAACAAAAACTCGCGACACACTACCCGTGACAATCGCCATAGTCAGCGTGGCAACCAAAACAAGAGAAGCTTAGGCTCTACCCTATTTAGTTTGATTGCTCTTATTACCGTCGCTGTTTACTTTTTTGGTGATTTGTCGTCTGGGTTTTTGACCGATAGTATTGACCCAACGACGGTATCACAAACCTCATCAGAGGCACAGCCAGCAAAGATAAGCGGCGTCACGGGCGATGCTCAGATAGACAATACCATTGTCCTTATTCAACGAGGCGGGCCTTTTCCTTATCCTCATAAAGATGGCACGACATTTTATAATCGTGAGGGCAGATTGCCCACGCAGTCGCAAGGCTACTACCGCGAATATACCGTGCCGACCCCTGGCGTGTCACATCGCGGTGCACGGCGTATCGTCACAGGTGGTCATCCGCCGACCGTATATTACTTAACCGTTGATCACTATGATAGCTTTCGCAGACTGGACGTAAAATAA